A genomic segment from Mus caroli chromosome 17, CAROLI_EIJ_v1.1, whole genome shotgun sequence encodes:
- the Dll1 gene encoding delta-like protein 1, with the protein MGRRSALALAVVSALLCQVWSSGVFELKLQEFVNKKGLLGNRNCCRGGSGPPCACRTFFRVCLKHYQASVSPEPPCTYGSAVTPVLGVDSFSLPDGAGIDPAFSNPIRFPFGFTWPGTFSLIIEALHTDSPDDLATENPERLISRLTTQRHLTVGEEWSQDLHSSGRTDLRYSYRFVCDEHYYGEGCSVFCRPRDDAFGHFTCGDRGEKMCDPGWKGQYCTDPICLPGCDDQHGYCDKPGECKCRVGWQGRYCDECIRYPGCLHGTCQQPWQCNCQEGWGGLFCNQDLNYCTHHKPCRNGATCTNTGQGSYTCSCRPGYTGANCELEVDECAPSPCKNGASCTDLEDSFSCTCPPGFYGKVCELSAMTCADGPCFNGGRCSDNPDGGYTCHCPAGFSGFNCEKKMDLCGSSPCSNGAKCVDLGNSYLCRCQAGFSGRYCEDNVDDCASSPCANGGTCRDSVNDFSCTCPPGYTGKNCSAPVSRCEHAPCHNGATCHQRGQRYMCECAQGYGGPNCQFLLPEPPPGPMVVDLSERHMESQGGPFPWVAVCAGVVLVLLLLLGCAAVVVCVRLKLQKHQPPPEPCGGETETMNNLANCQREKDVSVSIIGATQIKNTNKKADFHGDHGAEKSSFKVRYPTVDYNLVRDLKGDEATVRDTHSKRDTKCQSQSSAGEEKIAPTLRGGEVPDRKRPESVYSTSKDTKYQSVYVLSAEKDECVIATEV; encoded by the exons TTGAGCTGAAGCTGCAGGAGTTCGTCAACAAGAAGGGGCTGCTGGGGAACCGCAACTGCTGCCGCGGGGGCTCTGGCCCGCCGTGCGCCTGCAGGACCTTCTTTCGCGTATGCCTCAAGCACTACCAGGCCAGCGTGTCACCGGAGCCACCCTGCACCTACGGCAGTGCAGTCACGCCAGTGCTGGGTGTCGACTCCTTCAGCCTGCCTGATGGCGCAGGCATCGACCCCGCCTTCAGCAACCCCATCCGATTCCCCTTCGGCTTCACCTGGCCA GGTACCTTCTCTCTGATCATTGAAGCCCTCCATACAGATTCTCCTGATGACCTCGCAACAG AAAACCCAGAAAGACTCATCAGCCGCCTCACCACACAGAGGCACCTCACTGTGGGAGAAGAATGGTCTCAGGACCTTCACAGTAGCGGCCGCACAGACCTCCGGTACTCTTACCGGTTTGTGTGTGACGAACACTACTACGGAGAAGGTTGCTCGGTGTTCTGCCGACCTCGGGATGATGCCTTTGGCCACTTCACCTGCGGGGACAGAGGGGAGAAGATGTGTGACCCTGGCTGGAAAGGCCAGTACTGCACTGACC cAATCTGTCTGCCAGGGTGTGATGACCAACATGGATACTGTGACAAACCAGGGGAGTGCAA GTGCAGAGTTGGCTGGCAGGGCCGCTACTGCGATGAGTGCATCCGATACCCAGGTTGTCTCCATGGCACCTGCCAGCAACCCTGGCAGTGTAACTGCCAGGAAGGCTGGGGGGGCCTTTTCTGCAACCAAG ACCTGAACTACTGTACTCACCATAAGCCATGCAGGAATGGAGCCACCTGCACCAACACGGGCCAGGGGAGCTACACATGTTCCTGCCGACCTGGGTATACAGGTGCCAACTGTGAGCTGGAAGTAGATGAGTGTGCTCCCAGCCCCTGCAAGAACGGAGCGAGCTGCACG GACCTTGAGGACAGCTTCTCTTGCACCTGCCCTCCCGGCTTCTATGGCAAGGTCTGTGAGCTGAGCGCTATGACCTGTGCAGATGGCCCTTGCTTCAATGGAGGACGATGTTCAGATAACCCTGATGGAGGCTACACCTGCCATTGCCCTGCGggcttctctggcttcaactgtgAGAAGAAGATGGATCTCTGTGGCTCTTCCCCTTGTTCTAACG GTGCCAAGTGTGTGGACCTCGGCAACTCTTACCTGTGCCGATGCCAGGCTGGCTTCTCCGGGAGGTACTGCGAGGACAATGTGGATGACTGTGCCTCCTCCCCGTGTGCAAATGGGGGCACCTGCCGGGACAGTGTGAACGACTTCTCCTGTACCTGCCCACCTGGCTATACGGGCAAGAACTGCAGCGCCCCTGTCAGCAGGTGTGAGCATGCACCCTGCCATAATGGGGCCACCTGCCACCAGAGGGGCCAGCGCTACATGTGTGAGTGCGCCCAGGGCTATGGCGGCCCCAACTGCCAGTTCCTGCTCCCTGAGCCACCACCAGGGCCCATGGTGGTGGACCTCAGTGAGAGGCATATGGAAAGCCAGGGCGGGCCCTTCCCCTGGGTGGCCGTGTGTGCCGGGGTGGTGCTtgtcctcctgctgctgctgggctgTGCTGCTGTGGTGGTCTGCGTCCGGCTGAAGCTACAGAAACACCAGCCTCCACCTGAACCCtgtgggggagagacagagaccatgAACAACCTAGCCAATTGCCAGCGCGAGAAGGACGTTTCAGTTAGCATCATTGGGGCTACCCAGATCAAGAACACCAACAAGAAGGCGGACTTTCACGGGGACCATGGAGCCGAGAAGAGCAGCTTTAAGGTCCGATATCCCACTGTGGACTATAACCTCGTTCGAGACCTCAAGGGAGATGAAGCCACGGTCAGGGATACACACAGCAAACGTGACACCAAGTGCCAGTCACAGAGCTCTGCAGGAGAAGAGAAGATCGCCCCAACACTTAGGGG TGGGGAGGTTCCTGACAGAAAAAGGCCAGAGTCTGTCTACTCTACTTCAAAGGACACCAAGTACCAGTCGGTGTATGTTCTGTCTGCAGAAAAGGATGAGTGTGTTATAGCGACTGAG GTGTAA